A window of Lysobacterales bacterium genomic DNA:
AAGACGTCGGTGTAGAACGCCGCAAGAAACGACGCGATCGTTGTCCAGTACAGATTGAAACCGAGGTCGCCAGCGCCGTAGCCGAGCCGCTCGCGCCAACGCAGTGTGGCCTGGCGGTCAGCGGGCATCTGGGCGGAAGCGGGCGAAGAGTCCATTGGGGGGCCCTGTCAGGGCAGGAGCAGGATGCGGCCGAACACGCCGGCGTCGAGATACAGCCGGTTGCGATCACCGTCCACGGCTTCGACGTCGACATCGGCGACCAAACGGCTGCGCACGCCTGGGGCATCGCTGTCGCACCAGGCGAGGGCGAAGCCAATCACATCGCCCGCGTGCAAGGACTGCGGCGGCCAGGGCGTTCCGGGCTTCAGCCCAGTGGGGTCGGGATAGAGTCGGATTCGCGCTTCCCACACCAGACTGTAGGGTGCTTCCGGGCTGCGTCGCCACACGGATTCGACGTGTTCGTTGAGCAGCAGCGGCTGGCCGTCGTCGCCGATATCGACCACCTGGCCGTCGAGCGCAAGGTGATACGCGAACGCACTGTGCTTGGTCTTGTGGTCGCCGCCACTGGCGTCCGGATCGACGAGGATTTCCAGGGCGTCGTCGGCCCAGTAGTTCTTCAGGGGATCGGCTTCGCCATCGCTCAGCACGTCATCGCGGATCTCGGCCAGCAGATAGAGCGCGTCCTCGCGCCAGAGCAGTCGATAGCGACCCGAGAAGTCATCCTCGCTGCGCGGCGGCGCGCCGACCAGCACATGCGGCAGCGACCGCCACTCCGCCTTCAACCAGTCGGCCTCGTCGGCCCGGCCGTCCACCACGAGGGCTTCCGCAGCGCGGCGGATCTCGCGCACGTCGGCCTGCGCAGCACTGGCCTGTGTGGGACCCGCCGCAGCGACGGCCGAAATCAGCAGTGCACGCATCATCGACAAGGACCTCATCCCAGCAGCCCCACGCGCGCGGCGCCAAGGGTTCCCACATCGGCCGCGCCAATGCGGAAGGTCGGAGTGCGCGAGAGCAGCGGCGAGAACCGGCCTTTGTCGATGAAGGCCGTGCGGAACAGGGCCTCGCCTCGGGCATCGAGCACATGCGGCAGCAGACCGCCCGCGAGATAGACCCCCGCCCAGCCGCCGTAGAGCAGGACGGCGTCGCCAGCGAAGCGGCCAAGGATGCTGCAGAACAGATCGATGGCGCTGCGCGCGTCCGGATCGCCGGCGCGTGCGGCTGCGACCACCGCCTCAGAGTCGGGCAGACGCTGGTCGCGCCCGCGCGCCATGTGCAGGCAGGCGTCGTGCAGATTCACCAGGCCCTCGCCGCAGAGCAGCCGCTCGTAGGACACGCGGCCGTAGCGCTTCTGCAGAAAGCGCAGGATGAAGATCTCGCGCTCATCGTGCGGAGCGAAGCTGGCGTGGCCGCCCTCGGTCTCCAGCACCGCGAGCCCGCGCGCATCGCGCCGGATGGCCGCGGCGCCCAGTCCGGTGCCGGGGCCCAACACGACCTGCACGGCAGCGGTATCGAAGGCCGCGCCAGGCGCATTGCCGATCGGATGCAGATCGGCTTCGCTGAGCCCCGGTACGGCCCAAGCCACAGCCGCGAAGTCATTGATGACCTGCAGTTCGCGAAAGCCGATCCGCTGCTTGAGTGCACGGATCGAGAAGCTCCAGCGGCTGTTCGTCAGAATCACCTGATCGTCCAGCACCGCACCGGCAACGGCAAGCACGGCGCGTTCCGGCACTGGCTCGCCGCTTTCGCGGAGGTAGGTTTCAAGCGCCGACTCGATGCCCTCATGTTCGGCAACCTTCAAGCTGCGCTGGGCACCGAGGCGGACGCGCTCGTTCTCGCCGAGTGCGGCGGTGGCGAAGCGGGCATTGGTGCCGCCGATGTCAGCAGCAAGGCAGCGGATCTGCTGGGCAATGATGGGGTTGCGGCGGTTCTCAAGAAGCAGACTCATGGGCGAGGGTTCCTGACCGGCGCGCAGGCGAGGCGGCGCGGGTATGCTTGCGGACACGCAGTGCTGTCCGTCGGACGGTGCAGTGCAACAGGGGAAGCAAGCGCATGGCGGGTCGCGTCACCATCGACGACGTTGCAGAAGCGGCGGGCGTATCGCCCAAGACGGTTTCGCGAGTCATCAACAACGAGCCCAACGTGCGCGAGGAGACGCAGCTGCGCGTGCGCGCGGCGATCGAGAAGCTGAACTTCCGACCCGATCCGTCGGCGCGAAGCCTCGCGGCGAGCCGCTCGTATCTGATCGGTGTGGTCTACGACAACCCGTCTGACAGCTATCTGATGGAGATCATCAGCGGCGTGCTGGATACCTGTCAGGCCCAGCACTACCAGACCCTGCTGTGCCCCCTGCGCTTCGACCGCGCAGACCTGGTGCGCGAAGTCGATTCGCTGATCGCACAGTCGCGCCCCGGTGGGCTGGTGTTGACGCCTCCGCTCACGGACAACGATGAGCTGCTCGCGCATCTGCATGCGCAGGGCGTGCCGTTCGCCTGCATCTCGCCGAAGCGCGCCGAAGGCTGCGGCGTCACCTTCGACGAGCAGCAGGCGGCGCGTGACATCACTGCGCATCTGATCGCTCTGGGTCATCGGCGCATTGCGCATGTGCGCGGGCACGCAGCGCATGGTGCGTCGATCTGGCGCATCGATGGCTACCGCGAGGCCCTGCTCGAAGCCGGCCTTGAGTTCGATCCGGCGCTGCTGGTCCAGGGCGAGTTCTCGTTCGACTCGGGCATGCAGGCAGCGCGCATCCTGCTCGATCTCGAAGACGCGCCCACTGCGATCTTCGCCGCCAACGACGACATGGCGGCAGGCGTGGTGCGGGTGGCCTTGGAGCGCGGTCTGTCGGTGCCGGGCGAGCTCTCGGTCTGTGGTTTCGATGACATTCCGATCGCGCGGCAGATCTTCCCGGCCCTGACCACCGTGCATCAGCCGGCCCGCGAGATGGGCGCCACCGCCGCCGCTGAGCTGCTGAAGTGCATGCGCGATCCCGCACAGGCGACGATGCGCCGGGTGCCCTACAGTCTGTGCCTGCGTGCGAGCACCGGCCCCGCGCCCAAGGTTCGACGCGCGGTCAGGCGTGTGCAACAGCAGGCCACGTGAGGGAAGGGCTGACATGCTGGCGCCTCAACCCAGGCCCACGTAGATGACGATCAGCACGGCCGTGACCAGCGCTGCGCCGATGTTGAAGCCGGTACTGGTGGCGAAGCCGCCCGCCGGCAAAGGCTGCGACTTCGCCTGCATCTTCCAGCCCTGCAGCGCCGAGATTCCGAGTGCCAGCGCGCAGCAGGCGAGGAAGACATAGCCCACGCGGTCCATGAAGGGCAGGTCGGGCAGCCAAACGCGCGCTGCGATCGACAGCAGGAACGAACCCAGTGCGGCGGCCAGCGCGCCCATTGCCGTGGTCTGCCGGACAAACACTCCGAGCAGGAAGATCGCGCAGATACCCGGCGTGAAGAAGCCGGTGAACTCCTGGATGTACTGGAAGGCCTGATCGAAGCCGTCGAGCAGCGGGCGCGCGCAGACCACCGCGATTACCAGGGACACGGCGCCGACGATGCGCCCGCTGCGCACCAGTCCGTGCTCGCTGGTGTGCGGATGGAACTGGCGCAGCAGATCCATGGTGAACAGGGTCGC
This region includes:
- a CDS encoding sugar-binding protein — translated: MSMMRALLISAVAAAGPTQASAAQADVREIRRAAEALVVDGRADEADWLKAEWRSLPHVLVGAPPRSEDDFSGRYRLLWREDALYLLAEIRDDVLSDGEADPLKNYWADDALEILVDPDASGGDHKTKHSAFAYHLALDGQVVDIGDDGQPLLLNEHVESVWRRSPEAPYSLVWEARIRLYPDPTGLKPGTPWPPQSLHAGDVIGFALAWCDSDAPGVRSRLVADVDVEAVDGDRNRLYLDAGVFGRILLLP
- the glk gene encoding glucokinase — protein: MSLLLENRRNPIIAQQIRCLAADIGGTNARFATAALGENERVRLGAQRSLKVAEHEGIESALETYLRESGEPVPERAVLAVAGAVLDDQVILTNSRWSFSIRALKQRIGFRELQVINDFAAVAWAVPGLSEADLHPIGNAPGAAFDTAAVQVVLGPGTGLGAAAIRRDARGLAVLETEGGHASFAPHDEREIFILRFLQKRYGRVSYERLLCGEGLVNLHDACLHMARGRDQRLPDSEAVVAAARAGDPDARSAIDLFCSILGRFAGDAVLLYGGWAGVYLAGGLLPHVLDARGEALFRTAFIDKGRFSPLLSRTPTFRIGAADVGTLGAARVGLLG
- a CDS encoding LacI family DNA-binding transcriptional regulator; protein product: MAGRVTIDDVAEAAGVSPKTVSRVINNEPNVREETQLRVRAAIEKLNFRPDPSARSLAASRSYLIGVVYDNPSDSYLMEIISGVLDTCQAQHYQTLLCPLRFDRADLVREVDSLIAQSRPGGLVLTPPLTDNDELLAHLHAQGVPFACISPKRAEGCGVTFDEQQAARDITAHLIALGHRRIAHVRGHAAHGASIWRIDGYREALLEAGLEFDPALLVQGEFSFDSGMQAARILLDLEDAPTAIFAANDDMAAGVVRVALERGLSVPGELSVCGFDDIPIARQIFPALTTVHQPAREMGATAAAELLKCMRDPAQATMRRVPYSLCLRASTGPAPKVRRAVRRVQQQAT